TCGTGATGTTCCCGCTGTTGCTGATACTGCGCGGCGGCGGTCTCAAGAACCGCAAATGACCTGACCGGGTTATGCTTCGCCCAACGGCTCATCATCAGGAACCCTGGCCTATGTACGAAAATATCCTGCTTGCCTACGACGGCACCCGTGAATGCCGCTTCGCCCTGCGCGAAGGCGCCTATATTGCCAGCCACTGCAACGCCAAGGTGCATCTGCTCTCGGTGATGCCGCTGTCGCTCGGCGTATCGGTGGGTGAAGGATTCAACGCCGGCACGATTCTGGAAAACGACATCGAGCAGTACCGCAAAGTGCTCGACGAAGGTCTCGAACGCATTCGCGGCCTTGGCCTGGACGCCGAAGGGCATCTGGTCTCCGGCGATCCGACCGAGCAGATCGTGCGGGCAGCGCACGAGCATGCCGCCGACCTTGTCGTACTCGGCCATGTCGCGCGGCGCGGCCTCGCCCGCTGGTGGCGCTCCTCGGTCGGCTCCACCCTGCTCGACGAACTCGGTTGCAGCATTCTCATTGCCATACGCCGACCTGTCGAAGCCGACAAGACGGCCGGATGAATAGGCCAATCCGCGTGTTTCAGGAGGGGTCTCTGAAAGCGCGACGCATCGGTGAGGACGACCGACTGAGGCAATCCCGCTTGTGGCATCAGGAGACCGGCGTGATCGGTGATACTCCGTGAACGATTCGGGCTACAAACGGCGCGCCCGCGTGGTGTTTCTCGGTCCGCCCGAGCGGGTCGCGGCAGCCATGCGCGCCGCGCAGGAACTGGGCGCCGACTGGGTCGAGCCGCGCGCGGCGGAAGCTCCGGCCTCCGGCTGGGCCGATTTGGTCGTCACGCTCGACGAGGCCAGCCGTGCGGCGCTTCCCGCACTGCCGGCAACCGTGCGCCACACGCATTGGCCGGTGCGCTCGGAGACGGACGTACGCGACCGCGTAGCGGGCATGCTCGGCGGCATGCGTATGCTCGCGAGGCTGCCGCAGGATGCCTGAGCGAAGAGCGGGTCTGTCCGCGCAGTTGCTGCGCGGCCCTGGATCACGCCGCCGCGGTCATTGACCTGCCGCGACCAGCGCGTCGAACAGGGCCTGCTGGGCAGGGTCCTTGTCGGCGGTCAGCTCGGGATGCCATTGCACCGCCGCCAGCCAGGGGTAGTCGGCCAGCTCCACCGCCTCGATCAGTCCGTCCGGCGCCCAGGCGACCGGCGTGAGGCCCCGGCCCAGGGTGTCGATGCCCTGATGATGCCAGGAAGACGCGACCGCTGCCTCGCCGCCGAGCAGCGCCGCCAGACGCGAGCCGGGGGCGATGCGCAGCGCATGCGGCGTCGGCTCGCGCGGTGGCGCGCGGTGCGCCACCTGCTCGCCGTACACATCGGGCAGGTGTTCGTGCAGGGTGCCGCCCAGATGCACGTTCAGCACCTGCAAGCCGCGGCAGATCGCCAGCAGCGGCATGCGCCGCGCCAGCGCCGCGGCCAGCAGCGCGAACTCGAAGGCGTCGCGCTGCGCGTCGATGGCGTACAGCGCCTCGTGGGGCGCGCCGCCGTAGCGTGCCGGGTCGATGTCGCCGCCGCCGCTCAGAATCAGGCCGTCCAGCCGTTCCAGCCAGTCCCCGGGCGGCGGCATGCCCGGCGTCAGCAGCACCGGCACGCCGCCGGCGCGGCGCACCGCGCTCACGTACTCGGCCGGCAGGCTGTAACGCTTGTTGTCGCCGCGCCCGTAGGTGCTCAGGCCGATCAGCGACGCGCGGCTCATGCGTCCAGCCGCCCTGCCACGGCGGCAAGGAAGATGCGCTCGAGTTCGGGCGCTTTGACCGGCACCGGATTGCCGGCGGCGGACGGATCCTGCTCCGCCTCGGCGGCGATGCGTCCGGCAGCGGCCGCGTCCACGCCGAGCTCGGCCAGGGTATGCGGGATGTCGAGCTGCTCGCGCAGCGCCATCACCCACTGCAGAAAACCGTCGAAGCCGGGTTGCGGCAGGCCGAGATAACGCGCCGCAGCCTCCAGGCGCGTTTCGATGGCGGGGCGGTTGAACACGAGCACATAGGGCATGAACACGGCGTTGGTCAGGCCGTGATGGGTGTCGTAATGCGCGCCCACCGGGTGGCTCAGGGCGTGGATCGCGCCCAGCCCTTTCTGGAAGGCCGTCGCGCCCATGCCGGCGGCGGCGAGCATGTCGCCACGCGCGCGCAGGTCGGCGCCGTCGGCGTACGCGCGCGGCAGGCTGTCGTGGATCAGGCGCATGCCCTCCAGCGCGATGCCGTCGGCCAGCGGATGAAAGCCGGGCGCGCACCAGGCTTCCAGACAATGCGCCAGCGCGTCCAGCCCGGTCCAGGCGGTGAGCTTGGACGGCAGGCCGACGGTCAGCTCGGGGTCCATGATCACTTCGCCGGGCAGCATGCGCGGATGGAACACGATCACCTTGCGCTGTTCGGCTTCGTTGACGATGACCGCGGCGCGCCCCATCTCGGAGCCGGTGCCGGCGGTGGTGGGCACGGCGACGACGGCCGCGATGCCGGCGGGATCGGCGCGCAGGTAATTGTCGCCGCAGTCCTCGAAGTCCCATAGCGGACGGCGCTGGCCGGCCATCAGGGCCACCGTCTTGCCGACGTCCAGCGCGCTGCCGCCGCCGAAGGCGATCACGCCGTCGCAGCCGTCGGCACGGTATTGCGCCACGCCCGCCTCGACGTTCGCGCCGACCGGGTTGGGCTTGAGCGCACTGAACACGCTTGCCGGCCGCCCGGCGGCGGCGAGGCTGTCGCGCGCGGCGGCCAGCAGCGGCAGGGCGGCGAGGCCCGGATCGGTGACGAGGAGCGGCCGCGCGATGCCGAGCGCGGCGCAGGCGTCGGGCAGCTCGCGGATGCGGCCGGCGCCGAAGCGGGTGTGGGTGGGGTAGTTCCAGTTGCCGACGGGCAGGGACATGGTTCAGATCCGGGTCTTGAGGTGATAGGACTTGGGCCGGGTGAGCTGTTCGTAGCCCACCGGCGACAGGGTGCAGCCGCGGCCGCTGTCGCCGACGCCGGTCCAGGCCAGCGCCGGATCGAGATAGTCGCAGCGGTTCATGAAACAGGTGCCGGTGGCGAGGTTGCCACCTAGCTCCAGCGCGGCGGCTTCGTCAGCAGTCCAGATCGAGGCGGTCAGCCCGTAGGGGCTGTCGTTCATCAGCGCCACGGCCTGCGCGTCGGAGTCCACCGGCATGATGCCCACCACCGGGCCGAAGCTCTCCTCCATCATCACGCGCATGCCGTGATCCACGTCCACCAGCACCTGCGGCGCAAGGTAGGGCGTGCCGGCGCCGGAGGCGGGGAATTCGGCTTCGTCGATCAGGCTGCGCGCGCCCGATGCCACGGCCTCGGCGATCTGCGCGCGCACCGCCTCGGCGGCCCGGGTGCGCACCATCGGCCCCAGCGTGGTGGCCGGGTCGAGCGGATTGCCGAGCACGTAACGGCGCGCCCGTGCCACGAAACCCTCGACGAAGGCGTCGTAGCGTGGGCGATGCACATAGATGCGTTCGATGCCGCAGCAGGACTGGCCGGCGTTGAAAAACACGCCGTCCGCCAGATTGTCCAGGCTGTATTCGAGGTCGGCGTCGGCGCGCACGTAAGCCGGGTCCTTGCCGCCCAGCTCCAGGCCGACGCCGATGAAGCGCTCGGCCGCGGCGCGCTGCACCGCGCGCCCGCCCTCGACCGAGCCGGTGAAGGCGACGAAGTCGATGCGCGAATCGCGGATCAGGCCGTCGGTGGCCGCATGATCGAGGTAGGCGTACTGGAACAACCCGTCGGGCAGGCCGGCGGCGGCGAAGGCGTCGGCCATGCGCTCGGCGGTGAGCGGCGTCTGCGAGGAGGGCTTGAGCAGCACCGCGTTGCCCGCCATCAGCGCCGGCACGATGGCGTTCACCGCGGTGAGGTAGGGGTAGTTCCACGGCGCCACCACCAGCACCGTGCCCAGCGGTTCGCGGCGGATGAAGCGGGTGAAGCCCGGTTTGGGGTCGGGCGCGGGCAGGTCCGCCAGCGCATCGGCGGCGATGCCGATCATAAAGCGCGCGCGCTCCTCGAAGCCGCCCACCTCGCCGGGGCTGTGGGCGATGGGCCGGCCCATCTGCAGGGTGAGTTCGCGCGCGATGCGCGGGCGTTCGGCGACGAAGGCATCCACCGCGCGCGAAAGGATGTCGGCGCGTTCGGCCACGGGGCGCGCCCGCCACGCAGCCTGCGCGCGGCGCGCGCGCTCCAGCAGGGCGTCGAGTTCGGCGGCGGTGGCATAGGGGCGTTCGACGACCACCGCGCCGTCGATGGGGGACACAGTGCGTAACAGTTCGTTCATGAAGATTCCGGGCAGAGGTTTGGGGCGGATGATAAAGCTTCGGCGGGCGATGTTCGATGGCGACGCGTTTCACAGGCGCTCGAAGTTGCGCACCCGCTCCCAGTCGGTGACCGCCGCATCGAAGGCTTCGATCTCGATGCGCGCCATGTTGGCGTAATGCGTCACCACGTCCTCGCCGAAGGCGGCGCGCGCCGCTGCGCTGTCGAGAAACAGTTCCCGCGCCTCGCGCAGGGTGCCGGGCACGTGCGGTTTGTCGGAGGCGTAGGCGTTGCCGACGAAGGCCTCTTCCAGCGGCAGCGCGTGGTCGATGCCATGCAGGCCGGCGGCGATCATCGCGGCCAGCGCGAGATAGGGATTCACGTCGCCGCCGGGGACGCGGTTCTCCACCCGCAGCGAGGCGCCGTGGCCGATCACGCGCAGCGCGCAGGTGCGGTTGTCGTGCCCCCAGGCGACCGCCGTGGGCGCGAACGAGCCGCGCGCGTAGCGCTTGTAGGCGTTGATATTCGGCGCGAAGAGCAGGCTGAACTCGCGCAGGCAGGCGAGCTGGCCGGCGAGAAAATGCTCAAACAGCGCCGACATGCCTTGCCCGCCGTCGCTGAACACCGGCGCACCGTCGCGGTCGCGCAGGCTGAGGTGAATGTGGCAGGAGTTGCCTTCGCGTTCGTCGAACTTGGGCATGAAGGTAATCGCGCAACCTTCCTGGGCGGCGATTTCCTTGGCGCCGTTCTTGTAGATGCTGTGGCCGTCGGCGGTGACCAGCGCCTCGCCGTAATGAAAATTGATCTCGTGCTGGCCGAGATTGCACTCGCCCTTGGCGTTCTCCACGGGAATGCCCGCGCCGTCCATGCAGTTGCGGATGCGCCGCAACAGCGGCTCGATGCGCGCCGTGCCGAGCATGGAATAGTCCACGTTGTAGCGGTTGGCCGGCGTCAGGCCGCGGTAACCCTTGTCCCAGGCGTCTTCGTAACTGTCCTTGAAGACCAGAAATTCCAGCTCAGTGCCGGCCAGGGCGACCAGCCCGCGCTCGGCCAGGCGTTCGAGCTGCGCGCGCAGGATCTGGCGCGGCGAGGGCAGCACCGGCGTGCCGTCCTCCCATTCCAGATCGCAGATCACCAACGCCGTGGCCGGCTGCCAGGGTATCAGGCGCAGCGTGGACAGATCGGGCTTGAAAACGAAGTCGCCATAGCCGCGCTCCCAGGACGCCATGTCGTAGCCGTCGACGGTGCGCATCTCCACATCCACCGCCAGCAGATAATTGCAGCCTTCGGCCTTGTGCGGCACCACCTCGTCGAGAAAGTGATGGACGGTCAGCCGCTTGCCCTGCAGCCTGCCCTGCATGTCGGTCATCGCCAGCAGCACGGTATCCACCTCGCCGGATGCGGCCAGTGTGCGCAGAGTGTCCAGATCGATGAATCCTGTGTTCTGCATTGAAACGTCCTCAAGTGATGAGCATCGTTGCCGGGGATGGCCGGCCGCTGCGCGACCGGCCTCGCCACATCGGCTTATTTGTCCGAACTCGCTTCACGGTTTTTGACCGCGAACGCTTCTTCCGGCGAGAAAACCAGCGTTTTGCGACCGTATGCGGCGAAATAGATAATCGCCAGGCCATACCAGATCGCCACGCCGATGATGCCTTGCCGATATAACGGGTCGGTGAGCTGGAAGATGATCGTCACGACCGCGATGATCGCCGTCAGGCTCGCTCCAAGGATACCGAAGGGACTTTTGTAGGGCCGCTCCAGGCTGGGGAAACTGCGCCGCAACTTCAGGAAAGTCAGCGCCTGCAGCAAATAGGAAAACATCGCTCCGAATACCGCCATGTTCAGCAGTGTACCGCCGATGAAGGTGCCCGCGCTCACGCCGCCTTCGGCAAACCAGATCGCCAGCATGACCACGAACCCGAGCGTCGCGCCGGCGTACAGCGCCACATTCGGCGTCTTGTGCGTGCCGTGGGTCACGGACAGAAAATGCGGGAAATAACCGGCCCGGCTGAGTGAGTAAATCTGGCGCCCGAAAGCGAAGATGATCGAATGAAAGCTCGCTACCAGCCCGGCCACTGCGAACAGCGCCAGCAGCTTTGCCCAACCCGAGCCGTAGATTGCGGCGAAGCCGTCCAGAATGGGTTGTCCGGAGGTGCCATAGGCGAACGCGCCGCCGGGAATCGACGGGTTGACGATGAGGACCAGAAATCCCAGTCCAATCAGCGTAAACATGCCCAGCATGATGCCCTTGGGCATATCGCGTTTGGGATCAACCGATTCCTCAGACGCCAGCGGCAGCTGTTCGATGGCCAGGAACAGCCACACTGCAAAGGGGAGCGCCGCGAAGATACCCTTGACCCCCATCGGCAGCAGCGGGCCGCCACCCTGGGGCAACTCAACGGCCTGACCTGTAGGACCAGCCCCGACGTTCAAGGCCCAGCGCGCGAAGTCGAACTGGCCGGAGAACACCGCACTAAGCAGGAAGAACACCAGAATCGACAGGGCGATCAAGGTTACTGTGACCGTCACTTTGAACGACAGCTCGACGCCGCGCGCGTTGAGACCGACGAACACCAGATACCCGACCAGCCACCACAGCGGTTGCCAGGCATCCGGCGTGCCGGTGATCTGGGTCATGTAGGTGCCGATGAAGTAGACCACTACCGCCGGCGTAAGCACGTATTCGATGTTTTCCGCAATGCCGGTGATGAATCCGCCCCAGGGTCCGAAGGCGGTGCGCGCGAACGAATAGGCGCCGCCGGTGTGGGGCAGGGCCGGGCTCATCTCGGCGATCGAATACGTCAGCCCAAGGTACATGATGGCGATGATGATAGTGGCGATGAACATGCCGCCCCAGCCCGCGACGGAAAATCCCAGGT
This genomic stretch from Acidihalobacter ferrooxydans harbors:
- a CDS encoding universal stress protein, encoding MYENILLAYDGTRECRFALREGAYIASHCNAKVHLLSVMPLSLGVSVGEGFNAGTILENDIEQYRKVLDEGLERIRGLGLDAEGHLVSGDPTEQIVRAAHEHAADLVVLGHVARRGLARWWRSSVGSTLLDELGCSILIAIRRPVEADKTAG
- a CDS encoding gamma-glutamyl-gamma-aminobutyrate hydrolase family protein, producing MSRASLIGLSTYGRGDNKRYSLPAEYVSAVRRAGGVPVLLTPGMPPPGDWLERLDGLILSGGGDIDPARYGGAPHEALYAIDAQRDAFEFALLAAALARRMPLLAICRGLQVLNVHLGGTLHEHLPDVYGEQVAHRAPPREPTPHALRIAPGSRLAALLGGEAAVASSWHHQGIDTLGRGLTPVAWAPDGLIEAVELADYPWLAAVQWHPELTADKDPAQQALFDALVAAGQ
- a CDS encoding iron-containing alcohol dehydrogenase, translating into MSLPVGNWNYPTHTRFGAGRIRELPDACAALGIARPLLVTDPGLAALPLLAAARDSLAAAGRPASVFSALKPNPVGANVEAGVAQYRADGCDGVIAFGGGSALDVGKTVALMAGQRRPLWDFEDCGDNYLRADPAGIAAVVAVPTTAGTGSEMGRAAVIVNEAEQRKVIVFHPRMLPGEVIMDPELTVGLPSKLTAWTGLDALAHCLEAWCAPGFHPLADGIALEGMRLIHDSLPRAYADGADLRARGDMLAAAGMGATAFQKGLGAIHALSHPVGAHYDTHHGLTNAVFMPYVLVFNRPAIETRLEAAARYLGLPQPGFDGFLQWVMALREQLDIPHTLAELGVDAAAAGRIAAEAEQDPSAAGNPVPVKAPELERIFLAAVAGRLDA
- a CDS encoding aldehyde dehydrogenase family protein, yielding MNELLRTVSPIDGAVVVERPYATAAELDALLERARRAQAAWRARPVAERADILSRAVDAFVAERPRIARELTLQMGRPIAHSPGEVGGFEERARFMIGIAADALADLPAPDPKPGFTRFIRREPLGTVLVVAPWNYPYLTAVNAIVPALMAGNAVLLKPSSQTPLTAERMADAFAAAGLPDGLFQYAYLDHAATDGLIRDSRIDFVAFTGSVEGGRAVQRAAAERFIGVGLELGGKDPAYVRADADLEYSLDNLADGVFFNAGQSCCGIERIYVHRPRYDAFVEGFVARARRYVLGNPLDPATTLGPMVRTRAAEAVRAQIAEAVASGARSLIDEAEFPASGAGTPYLAPQVLVDVDHGMRVMMEESFGPVVGIMPVDSDAQAVALMNDSPYGLTASIWTADEAAALELGGNLATGTCFMNRCDYLDPALAWTGVGDSGRGCTLSPVGYEQLTRPKSYHLKTRI
- a CDS encoding glutamine synthetase family protein; amino-acid sequence: MQNTGFIDLDTLRTLAASGEVDTVLLAMTDMQGRLQGKRLTVHHFLDEVVPHKAEGCNYLLAVDVEMRTVDGYDMASWERGYGDFVFKPDLSTLRLIPWQPATALVICDLEWEDGTPVLPSPRQILRAQLERLAERGLVALAGTELEFLVFKDSYEDAWDKGYRGLTPANRYNVDYSMLGTARIEPLLRRIRNCMDGAGIPVENAKGECNLGQHEINFHYGEALVTADGHSIYKNGAKEIAAQEGCAITFMPKFDEREGNSCHIHLSLRDRDGAPVFSDGGQGMSALFEHFLAGQLACLREFSLLFAPNINAYKRYARGSFAPTAVAWGHDNRTCALRVIGHGASLRVENRVPGGDVNPYLALAAMIAAGLHGIDHALPLEEAFVGNAYASDKPHVPGTLREARELFLDSAAARAAFGEDVVTHYANMARIEIEAFDAAVTDWERVRNFERL
- a CDS encoding amino acid permease, with protein sequence MSNENKRHEGGVSYHVPGQDYFDKRGLKRHAGVFSLWALGVGAVISGDFSGWNLGFSVAGWGGMFIATIIIAIMYLGLTYSIAEMSPALPHTGGAYSFARTAFGPWGGFITGIAENIEYVLTPAVVVYFIGTYMTQITGTPDAWQPLWWLVGYLVFVGLNARGVELSFKVTVTVTLIALSILVFFLLSAVFSGQFDFARWALNVGAGPTGQAVELPQGGGPLLPMGVKGIFAALPFAVWLFLAIEQLPLASEESVDPKRDMPKGIMLGMFTLIGLGFLVLIVNPSIPGGAFAYGTSGQPILDGFAAIYGSGWAKLLALFAVAGLVASFHSIIFAFGRQIYSLSRAGYFPHFLSVTHGTHKTPNVALYAGATLGFVVMLAIWFAEGGVSAGTFIGGTLLNMAVFGAMFSYLLQALTFLKLRRSFPSLERPYKSPFGILGASLTAIIAVVTIIFQLTDPLYRQGIIGVAIWYGLAIIYFAAYGRKTLVFSPEEAFAVKNREASSDK